One region of Pleuronectes platessa chromosome 18, fPlePla1.1, whole genome shotgun sequence genomic DNA includes:
- the LOC128462242 gene encoding protein C1orf43 homolog, with product MAESAPLSGVNVVLVMAYGSLVFVLLFIFVKRQIMRFAMRSRRGPHAPIGHNAPKGLKEKIDSRLSKVQEICFEPRLLSEEDDRLKQGLQISCYNYLYRMKALDAIRDSGIPLQEISRSPSAFTGRNFRSWLLELRNSHSLIKSSHSALIDRLLEGYDSARHGTGVFGEVEFLEYQQALDELADVVKAYSNTTSLDQHHQSAAKDLTGSPVRSTPSTIQVTYLPSTGQRSKRPKHFLELKSFKDNYNTLESTL from the exons ATGGCCGAGTCGGCCCCTCTCTCGGGGGTTAATGTCGTTTTGGTCATGGCCTATGGAAGTCTG gtgtttgtgttgttgtttatctTCGTGAAGAGGCAAATCATGCGGTTTGCAATGAGATCCCGGCGGGGACCCCACGCACCCATCGGCCACAACGCACCCAAG ggtCTGAAGGAGAAGATCGACTCCAGACTCTCTAAAGTGCAGGAGATCTGCTTCGAGCCTCGTCTCCTGTCGGAAGAAGATGACAGACTGAAGCAGGGATTACAGATCA gCTGCTACAACTACCTGTACAGAATGAAAGCTCTGGACGCCATCCGTGACTCAG GAATTCCTCTGCAGGAGATAAGCCGCAGTCCCAGTGCGTTTACAGGACGCAACTTCAGGAGCTGGCTGCTGGAGCTGCGAAACTCCCACTCTCTGATCAAGAGCAGTCACAGCGCTCTGATCGACCGGCTGCTCGAGGGCTATGACAGCGCTCGCCACGGAACTGGG GTGTTTGGGGAAGTCGAGTTTCTGGAATACCAGCAGGCTCTTGACGAACTGGCGGATGT GGTGAAGGCCTACTCCAACACCACCAGTCTGGACCAGCATCACCAGTCGGCGGCCAAGGACCTGACGGGGTCTCCCGTTCGCAGCACCCCCTCCACCATCCAGGTCACCTACCTGCCCTCCACCGGCCAGCGCAGCAAGAGGCCCAAACACTTTCTGGAGCTCAAAAGCTTCAAAGACAATTACAACACGCTGGAGAGCACGCTGTGA